Genomic window (Arthrobacter sp. StoSoilA2):
CACCAATGACTTGGCAGCGATCATCAGGATCTGGTCTGCCTTCACGACGTCTGAATCTGCGCCTTCACCGCCGGTGTCGATCATGACATCCCACGCAGGGGCATATTCGTCCGACGGCACCCTGAACCCAACCTCGTCCTCGTCCGCATTGAAGTACAGCAGGAAATTGACGTCGGTGATCCGTCGACCTTGAGTGTCGCGTCCGTGGATTCCGTCACCGTTCAAGAACACGCCAACAGAACGGCCCAACGCGGTGTCCCAGTCCGAGGGCGTCATGGTGCTGGCATCGGCATCCAGCCATACGATGTCCGGAAGCCGCTCGCCCTCACCTCGCAGCACGGGCCGTCCATCGAAGAACCTGCTTCGGCGAAGGCTCGGGTGTTTGGCCCTCAGGGCGCTAACAGCAGCCGTGAATTCCACCAAGGGCTGGTCAACGTTATCCCAATTGATCCAAGTGAGCTCGGAGTCCTGACAGTAACCGTTGTTGTTACCCTGCTGCGTCCTTCCAAGTTCATCGCCGTGCAGGAGCATGGGGACTCCCTGTGACAGGAAAAGCGAGGCGATGAAGTTCCTCTGTTGTCGGGCCCTGAGGCCCAGAACCTTCGGATCGTCCGTGGGGCCCTCAACGCCACAGTTCCACGAACGGTTGTGCGATTCGCCGTCGTTGTTGCCCTCACCGTTGGCCTCGTTGTGTTTCTCGTTGTACGACACGAGGTCGGCCAATGTGAAGCCGTCGTGGGCAGTGACGAAGTTGATCGAGGCCACCGGCCGGCGACCCGAGTGCTCGTAGAGGTCGGCGGAGCCTGTCAGACGCGAGGCGAATTCACCAAGGGTGGAGGGCTCTCCCCGCCAGAAGTCGCGGACAGTGTCCCGGTATTGGCCATTCCATTCCGTCCATTGGGGCGGGAAGTTTCCCACTTGGTATCCACCCGGACCAACATCCCACGGTTCGGCGATGAGCTTCACTTGGGACACAACAGGGTCCTGCTGGATGAGTTCGAAGAAGGTGGAAAGCTTGTCCACGTCATAGAATTCGCGGGCCAGCGTGGACGCGAGATCGAACCGGAACCCGTCCACGTGCATCTCCGTCACCCAGTAGCGAAGCGAGTCCATCAGCAACTGGAGTGAATGGGGGCTCCGGACATTCAATGAGTTCCCGGTGCCTGTGTAGTCCATGTAGTACTTTTGGTCGTTCTCCACCAGGCGGTAGTACGCGGAGTTGTCGATGCCCTTGAAGGACAACGTGGGCCCCAGATGGTTGCCCTCGGCCGTGTGGTTGTAAACGACGTCCAAAATGACTTCGATCCCGGCGTTGTGCAGGGAACGCACCATGGCCTTGAAGTCCTGGACCTGCTGGCCTGTATCGCCCTTGGAGCTGTAACTGTTGTGCGGGGCGAAGAAGCCGATGGTGTTGTAGCCCCAGTAGTTGTTCAGGCCCTTATCCTGCAGGATGCCGTCGTTGACGAACTGGTGCACGGGCATAAGCTCGATCGCAGTAATACCCAGCTTTTGAAGGTGGGAAATGACTGCGGGGTGGGCTACACCTGCGTAGGTTCCACGCTGTTCCTCGGGAACTTCCGGGTGCAGCTGGGTAAGTCCCTTGACGTGGGCCTCGTAAATGACCGACTTGTGGTACGGGATCTTCAGGAGTTTGTCGCCGTCCCAGTCGAAGAACGGGTTGATGACCACGCCCAGCATCATGTGCGGTGCGGAGTCAGCGTCATTCCGGGAGTCCGGGTCCCCCATGTTGTAGGAGAACAGGGCCGGGTCCCAATCGATCTGACGATGGATGGCCTTGGCGTACGGGTCCAGCAACAGCTTGTTGGGGTTGAACCGTTGGCCGGCGTCGGGGTTGTAAGGTCCGTGCACGCGATAGCCATATTTCTGTCCGGGTTGGACTTGCGGCAGGTAGCAGTGCCAGACGTAGCCGTCTACCTCGGTGACATCTACGCGGACTTCCCCGCCGTCGTCGTCGAAGAGGCACAGCTCCACTTTCTCGGCCTTCTCGCTGAACAGCGCGAAGTTGGTGCCGGTCCCGTCAAAGGTGGCTCCAAGCGGATAGGCCGATCCAGGCCAGACTTCCATGCGTTCTCCTCTGGTGATGCGGATAACTTGCTGCAAGCCTACTCATGACCCCCGACACGGACAGTAACCTTACGGTCTTGTAGGGTCGTATTCCGCAGTCAGCGAACCTACGACGCGCGGTACCGCCGCCATGATCGCTGACGCTGTAAGGGGGCCACCATCAAAATCGTTCGACGCGATCGAGCCAGCGCGGCCGTGAACGCTAGCCGCGACCGCCGCCACAGCAGCCCAGCGGTCGTCCAGTTTCAAGCCCAGGGCTGCGTACGCGCCGTCGTCGTCCCTGACAGAGTCCACAGATTGCGCCAGCAAGGCTCCCAGGATGCCTGCAAGGACATCGCCGCTGCCTGCAGTCGCCATCCAGGCAGTGCCCTCGGACTGGCTGAAAACAACGCCCGACGGCGAGGCCACCAGTGTGGTGGCACCCTTCAGCAGGACTGTGGCACCGGTTTGCGCGGCTGCTTGCCGTACGAAGTGCAGCGGCCGGGACTCGACGTCCTCACGGGTCACGGCAACCTCGCCGGTGGACGGAAGGGCTGCAAGGAGCGTCGCCAGCTCCCCGGCGTGCGGGGTGAGGATCCAATGGGCGGGACAATGCTCGGGCAGGATACTCAAGGCTCCGGCGTCGACGACGACTGGCAATTCAGCGTCAAGCGCCGACCCTGCGGCATCCTTGGCACGTCCGAGTTGGTCCTCCCCGTCGACGCCGGGACCAAGCAACCACGCCTGGACCCTGCCGGGATCCCCGGTCTCCCACAGGGCCTCCGGAGTCCGGGTCAAAACCTGGCGTGCCGCAGATTCCGGTCCTACATAGCGGACCATGCCTGCGCCAGCCACGGCTGCCGCATGGACGGTTAGTACAGCTGCCCCGGCAAAACGAGGCGAGCCAGCGACAACGCCCAACACGCCACGGGAGTATTTATGGGAGCGGCGACCCGGCTTGGCGAGCAAAGACTTCAGGTCCGGGGCCTCAAGCCGACGCAACTCAGGGGTATCCAGGGAGTCTTCGATCCCAATCGGTACCAGCACCGCGCGCCCCGCACAGCCTTCGCCGGGGTCCGTCATCAGCCCGGCCTTGATGCCACCAAAAGTCACTGTGACATCGGCATCCAGCACCGGCCAGTGGACTTCGCCCGTATTGGCATCCAAACCGCTGGGGAGGTCGCACGCCACCACGCAACGCGGCTTCAGCTCCTGAAGGGAAGCAACCAACTCAGCCGAAGCATCACGCAATCCGCCGCGCGCGCCGGTGCCCAGGAGGGCGTCGATAATGACATCGTCGCCAGCGCACAGGACAGCAAGTTCTTCGGCGTTTCCGGAATCCAATCGCAGCAC
Coding sequences:
- the glgX gene encoding glycogen debranching protein GlgX, with translation MEVWPGSAYPLGATFDGTGTNFALFSEKAEKVELCLFDDDGGEVRVDVTEVDGYVWHCYLPQVQPGQKYGYRVHGPYNPDAGQRFNPNKLLLDPYAKAIHRQIDWDPALFSYNMGDPDSRNDADSAPHMMLGVVINPFFDWDGDKLLKIPYHKSVIYEAHVKGLTQLHPEVPEEQRGTYAGVAHPAVISHLQKLGITAIELMPVHQFVNDGILQDKGLNNYWGYNTIGFFAPHNSYSSKGDTGQQVQDFKAMVRSLHNAGIEVILDVVYNHTAEGNHLGPTLSFKGIDNSAYYRLVENDQKYYMDYTGTGNSLNVRSPHSLQLLMDSLRYWVTEMHVDGFRFDLASTLAREFYDVDKLSTFFELIQQDPVVSQVKLIAEPWDVGPGGYQVGNFPPQWTEWNGQYRDTVRDFWRGEPSTLGEFASRLTGSADLYEHSGRRPVASINFVTAHDGFTLADLVSYNEKHNEANGEGNNDGESHNRSWNCGVEGPTDDPKVLGLRARQQRNFIASLFLSQGVPMLLHGDELGRTQQGNNNGYCQDSELTWINWDNVDQPLVEFTAAVSALRAKHPSLRRSRFFDGRPVLRGEGERLPDIVWLDADASTMTPSDWDTALGRSVGVFLNGDGIHGRDTQGRRITDVNFLLYFNADEDEVGFRVPSDEYAPAWDVMIDTGGEGADSDVVKADQILMIAAKSLVVLRAHSTPESEPDHSVAASLAALSQTSTPETASLTAPAVNSLPTDSSANARSLDASEAGTSSDGGDAATAESKPTRKRRTSKKADS
- a CDS encoding NAD(P)H-hydrate dehydratase, producing MISAFTGQQIRDAEQPLLDSGEGAVLMQRAAYGLAQEVVRVVKARRKLTGASVTVLAGKGNNGGDGLFAASMLARRGMRTTAVLASAEVHTEALAAFQSAGGRVLRLDSGNAEELAVLCAGDDVIIDALLGTGARGGLRDASAELVASLQELKPRCVVACDLPSGLDANTGEVHWPVLDADVTVTFGGIKAGLMTDPGEGCAGRAVLVPIGIEDSLDTPELRRLEAPDLKSLLAKPGRRSHKYSRGVLGVVAGSPRFAGAAVLTVHAAAVAGAGMVRYVGPESAARQVLTRTPEALWETGDPGRVQAWLLGPGVDGEDQLGRAKDAAGSALDAELPVVVDAGALSILPEHCPAHWILTPHAGELATLLAALPSTGEVAVTREDVESRPLHFVRQAAAQTGATVLLKGATTLVASPSGVVFSQSEGTAWMATAGSGDVLAGILGALLAQSVDSVRDDDGAYAALGLKLDDRWAAVAAVAASVHGRAGSIASNDFDGGPLTASAIMAAVPRVVGSLTAEYDPTRP